The Blautia hydrogenotrophica DSM 10507 genome window below encodes:
- the brnQ gene encoding branched-chain amino acid transport system II carrier protein — translation MKNKKTRHIIAMGFTMFAAWFGAGNLIFPPYLGNMAGNQWLIGFIGFFVMDVGLALLSALMAIGNRRGNVSGIVEKIGRIPGIVMVSLIMICIGPGLAIPRCAATTYEIGILPLFGEINTWIFGAIFFAIVLVLTIRPAKIVDIVGNFLTPILLVVMIVLIVVGIVNPISSMGDPVEGLVPLKEGLLQGYQTMDGLGGFIPTFALVCAAAAYGYTDKKETTKLLRHSSILGAILLGLVYGGLTLLGATTSGAAEYSGLEQAPLLILITKTLLGTVGQTLLSITVLMACLTTAIALTGAGADHFTKLFKGKVKQEYIVIVIVGFSYIVSNIGLTNIINVSAPILSVLYPPMIVLVVMTVFDDMLKNKHVAGFGAYAALAYSILEVFVLTPEMVAAVPLGTLGLGWIVPAIVGCVIGFFVKDPHWDDPVSEEA, via the coding sequence ATGAAAAATAAAAAAACAAGACATATCATTGCCATGGGCTTCACCATGTTTGCCGCCTGGTTTGGCGCGGGGAACCTGATCTTTCCCCCTTATCTGGGCAATATGGCCGGGAACCAATGGCTGATTGGGTTCATCGGATTCTTCGTCATGGATGTGGGGCTTGCTCTATTGAGTGCTTTAATGGCGATCGGAAACAGGCGCGGCAATGTGTCGGGCATCGTGGAGAAGATAGGTCGGATCCCCGGCATCGTGATGGTCAGTTTGATCATGATCTGTATTGGGCCTGGCCTGGCGATTCCAAGATGTGCTGCCACCACGTATGAAATTGGCATACTTCCACTGTTCGGCGAGATAAACACGTGGATTTTCGGAGCAATCTTCTTCGCGATCGTACTGGTTCTGACCATACGTCCGGCCAAGATCGTGGATATTGTAGGAAACTTTTTGACACCGATTTTGCTGGTCGTGATGATAGTCCTTATCGTTGTGGGTATTGTAAACCCGATCAGCTCCATGGGAGATCCGGTAGAAGGCCTTGTACCGTTAAAGGAAGGGCTTTTGCAAGGATATCAGACGATGGACGGCTTAGGAGGCTTTATTCCTACGTTCGCCCTGGTCTGTGCGGCTGCGGCCTACGGCTATACGGATAAGAAAGAGACCACCAAGCTGCTTCGACATTCCAGCATTTTGGGCGCCATTCTCCTGGGACTGGTGTACGGCGGCCTGACGCTCTTGGGCGCGACCACATCCGGAGCGGCGGAATACTCTGGCCTGGAGCAAGCTCCTCTTCTGATTTTAATCACGAAAACCCTGTTGGGCACTGTGGGGCAGACTCTGTTGTCCATCACCGTGCTAATGGCCTGTCTGACTACGGCGATCGCGCTGACTGGAGCCGGAGCTGATCACTTCACCAAGTTGTTCAAGGGGAAGGTAAAGCAGGAGTATATCGTGATCGTGATTGTAGGGTTCAGCTACATAGTTTCCAATATCGGCCTGACCAACATCATCAACGTCTCCGCACCGATCCTGAGCGTGCTGTACCCGCCGATGATTGTCCTAGTTGTCATGACGGTCTTCGACGATATGCTCAAGAACAAGCACGTGGCCGGCTTTGGCGCATATGCGGCGCTGGCCTACAGTATCCTGGAAGTCTTCGTGCTCACGCCGGAGATGGTCGCGGCGGTTCCGCTTGGTACGCTGGGATTGGGTTGGATTGTACCGGCTATCGTCGGCTGCGTGATCGGCTTCTTTGTCAAAGATCCTCACTGGGATGATCCAGTGTCGGAGGAGGCGTAG
- the buk gene encoding butyrate kinase — translation MSQPYYILAINPGSTSTKIAVYENEKELFHSSLDHTSEELAKCHSQKDQFFMRKEIVLNELKKQNFALEKLSAVVGRGGQLSPLKAGGYYVNEAMKRRIIQGPIIAHASNLGALLAAAVADPLHIPAFIYDAVGSDEMLPVAKITGIAGLKRESFCHVLNTKAMARKAASEKGKTYQDMNFVIAHLGGGISVSAHKQGRIIDVITDDGGPFSPERSGSVPILYIVDMCYSGQYSKAELKKKLRGMGGLKALLGTFDCREIEKRIADGDEEAKLAYDAEAYQIAKGIGEMATTMDGKIDEIILTGGIANSKMLTGMIEEHVKFIAPVHVMPGENELESLSLGALRILRGEETAHTYEDPAPAKEDLYV, via the coding sequence ATGTCACAGCCCTATTATATCCTGGCAATCAATCCAGGTTCCACCTCTACTAAAATTGCTGTCTATGAAAATGAAAAAGAACTGTTCCACAGCTCTTTGGATCATACCTCGGAAGAGTTGGCCAAATGCCATTCTCAGAAAGACCAATTTTTCATGCGCAAAGAGATCGTTTTAAATGAATTGAAGAAACAGAATTTTGCCCTGGAAAAACTCTCTGCTGTGGTCGGACGGGGCGGACAGCTTTCTCCGCTGAAAGCCGGAGGCTACTATGTAAATGAAGCTATGAAACGCCGCATTATCCAGGGACCAATCATTGCCCACGCATCTAACCTGGGAGCCCTTCTGGCTGCTGCCGTGGCTGACCCCTTACATATTCCTGCTTTTATCTATGACGCAGTCGGTTCTGATGAGATGCTTCCCGTGGCTAAGATCACAGGCATCGCCGGCCTGAAAAGGGAAAGTTTCTGCCATGTGCTGAATACAAAGGCTATGGCCCGCAAGGCAGCATCGGAGAAAGGCAAAACCTATCAAGATATGAATTTCGTAATCGCTCATCTGGGCGGCGGAATCTCTGTCAGCGCACATAAACAGGGACGTATCATCGACGTTATCACCGACGATGGAGGCCCATTCTCACCGGAACGTTCCGGTTCCGTGCCGATTCTGTACATTGTAGATATGTGCTACAGCGGACAGTACAGCAAGGCTGAACTGAAGAAAAAATTAAGAGGTATGGGTGGATTAAAAGCCCTCCTGGGAACCTTTGACTGCCGTGAAATTGAGAAAAGGATTGCCGACGGTGATGAGGAGGCAAAACTCGCCTACGACGCAGAGGCCTATCAAATTGCCAAAGGAATCGGTGAAATGGCAACCACCATGGACGGAAAGATTGATGAGATTATTCTCACCGGTGGCATTGCCAATTCCAAAATGCTCACAGGCATGATTGAAGAACATGTGAAGTTTATCGCCCCGGTTCATGTGATGCCTGGCGAAAACGAGCTGGAATCCCTCTCTCTTGGAGCCCTTCGTATTCTCCGCGGTGAAGAGACTGCCCACACATACGAAGATCCCGCTCCTGCAAAAGAGGATTTATACGTATAA
- a CDS encoding MurR/RpiR family transcriptional regulator, with product MNQNMTLAERVEQTKLTRTEEKIVEMVMNDISKAAFFNGAQLAAFCGVSASLVTRLIQKLGYQSFNEFKLELQEIYRQEVTPYDIFQKYLSEEGSKNSSIHAFIAQDIENLAAIEQNNSAETIDAVANAVHKAKKVYILAMFASESPARTLAHYLDRLNIPYQCVFDLGLSKKIEYIRPKPEDVVIAFSFQGILKEIYEACEYIHQGKTPIISITDTKANRLTRLSDYSLTVSVSGSVFDYSHVATMAMVTILANRLADTFEPEYLFSRFAQIRNEWKEKGLFLNLPKN from the coding sequence TTGAACCAGAACATGACATTAGCAGAGCGGGTGGAGCAGACGAAACTGACCCGTACTGAGGAAAAGATTGTAGAGATGGTGATGAATGACATCAGCAAAGCGGCGTTTTTTAACGGAGCCCAATTGGCAGCGTTTTGCGGGGTTTCTGCTTCATTGGTGACACGCCTGATTCAAAAATTGGGATATCAAAGTTTTAATGAGTTCAAATTGGAGTTGCAGGAGATTTATCGTCAGGAGGTGACTCCGTACGATATTTTTCAGAAGTATCTCTCAGAGGAAGGCAGTAAGAACAGCTCCATCCATGCGTTTATTGCCCAGGATATCGAGAACCTGGCAGCCATTGAGCAGAATAATTCAGCCGAGACGATTGATGCGGTTGCAAATGCTGTACACAAAGCCAAGAAGGTCTATATACTGGCGATGTTTGCGTCTGAGAGTCCGGCGAGAACTTTGGCTCACTATCTGGACCGCTTGAATATTCCATATCAATGTGTGTTTGATTTGGGATTGTCCAAAAAGATTGAATACATTCGACCAAAACCGGAGGATGTAGTGATTGCATTTAGTTTTCAAGGCATATTGAAGGAGATTTATGAGGCTTGTGAGTATATACATCAGGGAAAAACTCCGATCATCAGTATCACAGACACGAAGGCCAATCGACTGACCAGGCTTAGTGATTATTCTCTCACTGTGTCTGTCAGTGGCTCTGTGTTTGACTATTCCCATGTGGCGACAATGGCCATGGTTACGATCTTAGCGAACCGTCTTGCGGATACCTTTGAACCAGAATACCTGTTTTCCAGGTTTGCGCAGATACGCAATGAGTGGAAGGAAAAGGGACTGTTTTTAAATTTGCCGAAAAATTAG
- the hpdA gene encoding 4-hydroxyphenylacetate decarboxylase activase, translating into MEECKGLVFDIQGFSVHDGPGCRTQVFLSGCPLHCEWCANPEGMKRKQQLLFSRQKCRYEKSHCRRCLTACKRGGVKETNHPESPLEFDRSVCENCDTFDCANACAYEAARISGKYRSVGEIMRILRRDREYWDEKGGPGFSGGEPMVQKEFLYEVLLKCKEEGMNTSIETTASVDTETFLKIMELIDFAFIDVKHMDSQKHREKTGIGNERILSNIEALVRNSWKGRLVLRMPVIEGYNDTLENAEATIAFMKRLGLFEINLLPFHRLGTSKWEQLGMEYPYAEYSPTEDEVMERLQDFYLDHRIACYVGDDVLY; encoded by the coding sequence ATGGAGGAGTGTAAAGGGTTAGTATTTGACATTCAGGGGTTTTCTGTGCATGATGGCCCTGGTTGCCGTACACAAGTATTTTTATCGGGATGTCCTCTGCATTGTGAATGGTGTGCGAATCCGGAGGGAATGAAGAGAAAACAGCAGCTGCTGTTCAGCAGACAAAAATGTAGATATGAGAAGAGTCACTGTAGAAGGTGTCTGACAGCTTGCAAAAGAGGGGGAGTCAAAGAGACGAATCATCCGGAGAGTCCCCTAGAGTTTGACCGCTCCGTCTGTGAGAACTGTGATACCTTTGATTGCGCAAATGCATGCGCCTACGAAGCAGCCAGAATATCTGGAAAATACAGGAGTGTGGGAGAAATCATGAGAATTCTGCGCAGAGACCGGGAATACTGGGATGAAAAGGGAGGACCTGGTTTTTCAGGCGGCGAACCGATGGTTCAAAAAGAGTTTTTGTATGAGGTGCTTTTAAAATGTAAGGAAGAAGGGATGAACACTTCTATTGAGACTACGGCCAGTGTGGATACGGAGACTTTTTTGAAAATTATGGAGCTCATAGATTTTGCGTTTATCGATGTGAAGCATATGGATTCTCAGAAACACAGGGAGAAGACAGGAATTGGGAATGAGAGAATTTTGTCCAATATAGAAGCGCTGGTAAGGAATTCGTGGAAAGGCCGTCTGGTTCTGAGAATGCCTGTAATCGAAGGATACAATGATACACTAGAAAATGCCGAGGCTACGATTGCCTTTATGAAGCGGCTGGGCTTGTTCGAGATCAATCTCCTCCCCTTTCATCGGCTGGGGACATCGAAATGGGAACAGTTAGGGATGGAATATCCCTATGCAGAGTATTCGCCTACAGAAGACGAGGTGATGGAAAGACTTCAGGATTTTTATCTAGATCACCGTATTGCTTGTTATGTCGGAGATGATGTGTTATATTAA
- the hpdC gene encoding 4-hydroxyphenylacetate decarboxylase small subunit, whose product MANKHNNCANFEYFDVAKGYCIKHGGLVPFDGEACECFAQRAKCKNCAHFLNPDADGIGTCNGLEDHAYWALAERDAVNCEGYQKA is encoded by the coding sequence ATGGCAAACAAACATAATAATTGTGCAAATTTTGAATATTTTGATGTGGCAAAGGGATATTGTATCAAACATGGCGGATTGGTTCCTTTTGACGGTGAGGCTTGCGAGTGTTTTGCACAGAGAGCGAAATGTAAAAACTGTGCGCACTTTCTGAACCCGGATGCAGATGGAATTGGTACCTGCAATGGTCTGGAAGACCACGCCTATTGGGCTCTGGCAGAGAGAGATGCTGTCAACTGTGAAGGATATCAAAAAGCGTAA
- the hpdB gene encoding 4-hydroxyphenylacetate decarboxylase large subunit, giving the protein MTKHNKKLAEILEEKGLGLNQKYGGSSNSDEVTEREQLPYEPTSRAKKLMDLYYQTLASTSTEWTYWYTRKYDEMEGEIQIVRRAHALANAFKHVTTSIYPGEILVGGKANYMRGSYPMPWLNQSFFAAQKDQFSDKAKGNAQREADKQAVLGEGGGNVTKDMPGIISLAGKFGVRVEEVAGLNRITDYWEGKTVFDLGEKYSARVPEFKTKNDIGRTLTARPDSAYTIPVGREVVNYYYPLAWGWDKIVDYCEQRADEVAGHAGGDGLRGMDRLYYYESVIILVKGIQTWIENYAKEARRLMNITPDEKQRAEFEAIAERCQWIAHKQPRTFVEAAQLTYLTHIALVNEEVASGVSPGRLGQVLYPWYEQDIAAGRTNDKEVLELLECMRVKFTCMDLFVSGSSTSVLSGNTFNNLTVGGLTRDGKPACNRLEWLILHAAETLQSPQPTLSILWDEKLPEDFVLKAAEVVKTGTGYPAWMNNQVGIKFLMKQYGPEGMTEEEARAIAIGGCLETSPCCWKELTLNGKKYEIPGGAGNSTSIGVHFISNPKILSLVLDNGYDYKYDLQLFPPHNKKLDTYEELWETFCEYYKYCINTLLRCCNIQHDIHRKINIPLLQSTLKPDCLVTGYEHANMGYRYNATYNIETSGTINMVNSLAALKKLVYEEKKYTLDEMKDALRHNFGFYTPAESNNYSMGEQIKKDNMEQYDEIHSDCLLAPKYGNDEGYCEAILKQYEEWLCPTCRSFESTFGLPMYACQISVSTQGLLGQGCSATADGRLEGTTFADASMSAYPGTDKGGPYALFNSATVWDHSESQNSQMNLKLHPTAVKGEAGTKRLEDLAVAYMKKGGFHIQFNVVDSNLLKKAQANPENYRDLMVRVAGFTQYWVEIGKPIQDEVVARTEYEGV; this is encoded by the coding sequence ATGACGAAACATAACAAGAAACTGGCTGAGATTCTGGAAGAAAAAGGTCTCGGCTTGAATCAAAAATATGGCGGAAGCAGTAATTCTGACGAAGTCACTGAGCGTGAGCAGTTGCCGTATGAGCCCACAAGTCGTGCGAAGAAATTGATGGATTTATACTATCAAACATTGGCTTCTACATCCACGGAGTGGACTTATTGGTATACCAGAAAATATGATGAGATGGAAGGCGAGATTCAGATCGTCCGCCGTGCGCATGCGTTGGCCAATGCGTTCAAACATGTGACGACCAGTATCTACCCGGGAGAGATTCTGGTGGGAGGAAAAGCCAATTATATGAGAGGCTCCTATCCAATGCCATGGCTGAATCAATCGTTTTTTGCAGCACAGAAAGACCAGTTCAGCGATAAGGCAAAGGGAAATGCGCAGAGGGAGGCAGACAAACAGGCAGTCTTGGGTGAGGGCGGAGGAAACGTCACCAAAGATATGCCGGGGATTATCTCTCTGGCAGGTAAGTTCGGTGTGCGTGTAGAGGAAGTAGCTGGATTAAACAGAATTACCGATTACTGGGAAGGAAAGACCGTGTTTGATCTGGGTGAGAAGTACAGTGCTCGTGTGCCGGAGTTTAAGACAAAGAACGATATCGGACGTACCTTAACAGCGCGTCCGGATTCTGCCTATACAATTCCAGTAGGTCGTGAGGTTGTGAATTATTATTATCCTTTGGCTTGGGGCTGGGATAAGATTGTGGATTACTGTGAGCAGCGTGCAGATGAAGTCGCAGGGCATGCAGGTGGAGATGGCTTAAGGGGCATGGATCGTCTGTATTATTATGAATCTGTGATTATTCTAGTGAAGGGTATCCAGACTTGGATTGAGAACTACGCGAAAGAGGCCCGTCGTTTAATGAACATCACTCCAGATGAAAAGCAAAGGGCAGAGTTTGAGGCGATTGCTGAGCGTTGTCAGTGGATTGCTCACAAGCAGCCGAGAACCTTTGTGGAGGCTGCGCAGTTGACATACCTGACACACATTGCGCTTGTAAATGAGGAAGTGGCCTCCGGAGTATCTCCGGGAAGATTAGGGCAGGTGCTGTATCCGTGGTATGAGCAGGATATCGCAGCAGGGCGCACCAATGATAAGGAGGTTCTGGAGCTTCTGGAGTGTATGCGTGTGAAATTCACCTGCATGGATTTGTTCGTGAGTGGAAGCTCTACCAGTGTGCTCTCAGGAAATACCTTTAACAACCTGACGGTAGGAGGTCTGACAAGAGATGGGAAACCGGCATGTAACCGCCTAGAGTGGCTGATTCTCCATGCGGCTGAGACTTTGCAGTCTCCTCAACCTACGTTGTCTATTCTGTGGGATGAGAAACTTCCGGAAGATTTCGTGCTGAAAGCAGCGGAGGTTGTCAAGACAGGTACCGGATATCCAGCTTGGATGAATAACCAGGTAGGAATCAAGTTCCTGATGAAACAGTACGGACCAGAAGGAATGACGGAAGAAGAGGCACGTGCGATTGCGATCGGAGGATGTCTTGAGACTTCTCCTTGCTGCTGGAAAGAGCTCACCTTGAATGGAAAGAAATACGAGATTCCTGGGGGAGCCGGCAACTCTACTTCCATTGGTGTTCACTTTATTTCGAATCCGAAGATTCTAAGTCTTGTTTTGGACAACGGCTACGATTATAAATACGACTTGCAGTTGTTCCCTCCGCACAACAAGAAGTTGGATACCTATGAAGAGCTTTGGGAGACTTTCTGCGAGTACTATAAGTATTGTATCAACACTTTGCTGCGTTGCTGTAATATTCAGCATGATATACATAGGAAAATCAATATTCCGCTTCTGCAAAGTACATTGAAGCCAGACTGTCTGGTGACAGGATATGAACATGCAAATATGGGGTACCGCTACAATGCGACCTATAATATTGAGACTTCTGGTACCATTAATATGGTTAACTCTCTGGCAGCTCTGAAGAAGCTGGTGTATGAGGAAAAGAAGTATACTTTGGATGAGATGAAAGATGCTCTGCGTCACAACTTTGGTTTCTATACCCCGGCGGAGTCAAACAATTACTCCATGGGAGAGCAGATTAAAAAAGACAATATGGAACAGTACGATGAGATTCATTCCGATTGTCTGTTGGCACCGAAATATGGAAATGACGAGGGATACTGTGAGGCGATTTTGAAGCAGTACGAAGAATGGTTGTGTCCAACTTGCCGAAGCTTCGAGTCTACCTTTGGGCTTCCTATGTATGCGTGTCAGATTTCGGTATCCACACAGGGACTGCTAGGACAGGGATGCTCGGCCACAGCAGATGGACGTCTGGAAGGAACTACGTTTGCTGACGCGTCTATGTCTGCATATCCAGGGACAGATAAAGGTGGTCCATACGCTCTGTTTAACTCTGCGACTGTATGGGATCACAGTGAGTCTCAGAATTCTCAGATGAATCTGAAGCTTCATCCGACTGCGGTTAAAGGTGAGGCTGGGACGAAGAGACTGGAGGATTTGGCAGTGGCTTATATGAAGAAAGGTGGTTTCCATATTCAGTTTAATGTGGTAGACAGCAATCTGTTAAAGAAGGCACAGGCAAATCCTGAGAATTACAGAGATCTGATGGTTCGTGTGGCGGGCTTTACACAGTACTGGGTGGAGATTGGAAAACCGATCCAGGATGAGGTTGTCGCCCGGACAGAGTATGAGGGGGTATAA